From one Dermacentor variabilis isolate Ectoservices chromosome 3, ASM5094787v1, whole genome shotgun sequence genomic stretch:
- the LOC142574077 gene encoding uncharacterized protein LOC142574077 isoform X2, whose product MACSNNLCICPSAAPGPMTAHGSLCYATDPSSSWTSLLLPLSGFVLIILAVCFCASTQWSSGPRWAKSYIGDKESAPTLIVWSQASIGDQTFSGPLELHPASQNTDSPVQQQHMDSELFSGGFYSPRDSWLAAVAERSSELTNQLNSVTELRGLCSAPEEPFVRPVLSGEEMYSKYPHLRLILSSTSSSSAQVAAERSPASLIPCHTEITPSASRQSTEARLRLGDSPTGLENTFFNLRKGAYETGRKRERKG is encoded by the exons ATGGCTTGCTCCAACAACCTGTGCATCTGCCCATCCGCAGCCCCGGGGCCAATGACCGCGCATGGCAGTCTCTGCTACGCCACAG ACCCTTCAAGCTCCTGGACGAGCCTCCTGCTGCCACTTTCAGGCTTTGTCCTCATCATCCTGGCAGTTTGCTTCTGCGCCTCCACGCAATG GAGTTCCGGTCCGCGCTGGGCCAAGAGCTACATCGGCGACAAGGAGTCCGCACCGACGCTTATCGTATGGTCCCAGGCGAGCATTGGCGACCAGACATTTAGCGGTCCGCTCGAGCTTCATCCAGCGTCGCAGAACACCGACTCGCCGGTGCAGCAGCAGCACATGGACAGCGAGCTGTTCAGCGGTGGTTTCTACAGCCCACGTGACTCGTGGCTGGCAGCGGTCGCCGAGCGCTCCTCGGAACTGACCAACCAGCTGAACTCGGTGACAGAGCTGCGCGGGCTATGCAGCGCCCCGGAAGAGCCGTTCGTGCGACCCGTGCTGAGCGGCGAGGAGATGTACTCGAAGTACCCGCACTTGCGGCTCATActgtcctcgacgtcttcgtcgtcgGCTCAAGTGGCTGCGGAACGGTCGCCAGCGTCGTTGATCCCGTGCCACACGGAGATAACGCCGAGCGCCAGTCGCCAGAGCACTGAGGCAAGGTTGCGACTCGGCGACAGTCCGACAGGCCTTGAAAACACGTTCTTTAATCTTCGGAAAGGTGCATATGAAACAgggaggaagagagaaagaaagggataA
- the LOC142574077 gene encoding uncharacterized protein LOC142574077 isoform X1, whose product MACSNNLCICPSAAPGPMTAHGSLCYATAASLFAHSLGAVCTADTNCSSSALCLAGQCSCPPGFQPWDDYNCTVIQTVDPSSSWTSLLLPLSGFVLIILAVCFCASTQWSSGPRWAKSYIGDKESAPTLIVWSQASIGDQTFSGPLELHPASQNTDSPVQQQHMDSELFSGGFYSPRDSWLAAVAERSSELTNQLNSVTELRGLCSAPEEPFVRPVLSGEEMYSKYPHLRLILSSTSSSSAQVAAERSPASLIPCHTEITPSASRQSTEARLRLGDSPTGLENTFFNLRKGAYETGRKRERKG is encoded by the exons ATGGCTTGCTCCAACAACCTGTGCATCTGCCCATCCGCAGCCCCGGGGCCAATGACCGCGCATGGCAGTCTCTGCTACGCCACAG CCGCTTCCTTGTTCGCGCATTCTCTGGGTGCGGTTTGCACGGCGGACACCAACTGCTCCTCGTCGGCTCTGTGTCTCGCCGGCCAGTGCAGCTGTCCGCCGGGATTTCAACCCTGGGATGACTACAACTGCACTGTCATCCAAACTGTCG ACCCTTCAAGCTCCTGGACGAGCCTCCTGCTGCCACTTTCAGGCTTTGTCCTCATCATCCTGGCAGTTTGCTTCTGCGCCTCCACGCAATG GAGTTCCGGTCCGCGCTGGGCCAAGAGCTACATCGGCGACAAGGAGTCCGCACCGACGCTTATCGTATGGTCCCAGGCGAGCATTGGCGACCAGACATTTAGCGGTCCGCTCGAGCTTCATCCAGCGTCGCAGAACACCGACTCGCCGGTGCAGCAGCAGCACATGGACAGCGAGCTGTTCAGCGGTGGTTTCTACAGCCCACGTGACTCGTGGCTGGCAGCGGTCGCCGAGCGCTCCTCGGAACTGACCAACCAGCTGAACTCGGTGACAGAGCTGCGCGGGCTATGCAGCGCCCCGGAAGAGCCGTTCGTGCGACCCGTGCTGAGCGGCGAGGAGATGTACTCGAAGTACCCGCACTTGCGGCTCATActgtcctcgacgtcttcgtcgtcgGCTCAAGTGGCTGCGGAACGGTCGCCAGCGTCGTTGATCCCGTGCCACACGGAGATAACGCCGAGCGCCAGTCGCCAGAGCACTGAGGCAAGGTTGCGACTCGGCGACAGTCCGACAGGCCTTGAAAACACGTTCTTTAATCTTCGGAAAGGTGCATATGAAACAgggaggaagagagaaagaaagggataA